The following coding sequences lie in one Aspergillus luchuensis IFO 4308 DNA, chromosome 8, nearly complete sequence genomic window:
- a CDS encoding uncharacterized protein (COG:S;~EggNog:ENOG410PWHC;~InterPro:IPR011009), whose amino-acid sequence MVHNVDMQPSRLSFFLVTSRTVPRVVRHHFTTYTAICSGTKPVLVRLLEDGSEVHMNNDEIFRYQRYKWLSGDCKHLAARYRDFNLDNLLEAAVQATGRNGTQCVKVLKCLEGQYNKAFVLTMNNGEELVARLPNPNAGPPFYTTASEVATRHFAREVLGIPVPRIYAWSADSSSSIKPNILSRRRPKDIPLGACGAECPGRHNLESLTKLLK is encoded by the exons ATGGTGCACAATGTAGACATGCAGCCTTCAAGGCTATCATTCTTTCTCGTTACCAGTAGGACTGTGCCACGCGTTGTCAGACACCATTTTACTACCTACACAGCCATATGCTCTGGAACCAAGCCAGTGCTGGTCAGGCTCCTGGAAGATGGCTCAG AAGTACACATGAATAACGATGAAATTTTCAGATACCAGCGGTACAAATGGTT GAGTGGAGATTGCAAACACCTAGCCGCAAGGTACCGTGACTTCAACCTAGATAATCTTCTTGAAGCAGCCGTTCAAGCGACCGGCCGCAACGGAACACAAT GTGTGAAGGTATTGAAATGCTTGGAAGGACAATACAATAAGGCATTTGTCTTAACCATGAATAATGGCGAGGAACTAGTTGCCAGGTTACCAAACCCGAACGCAGGCCCTCCTTTCTATACAACAGCTTCTGAAGTGGCAACTCGCCATTTC GCTCGGGAGGTCTTGGGGATCCCAGTCCCACGTATTTATGCCTGGTCAGCGGATTCATCAAGTTCGATAAAGCCGAATATATTATCGAGGCGAAGGCCGAAGGACATTCCCTTGGGAGCCTGTGGGGCCGAATGTCCAGGTCGTCACAATTTGGAATCATTGACCAAATTGTTGAAATAG
- a CDS encoding uncharacterized protein (COG:S;~EggNog:ENOG410PPD0;~InterPro:IPR006674,IPR017771,IPR003607;~PFAM:PF01966) encodes MCRDNISLNGWTSTPANASLIFPDKPFIHPPTPVPITDIPFPSTDPLIAKTLESVQSLLPHDTINHSMRVYYYGMILLKQQFPTNPLSPTTWALACLLHDIGTAPTLLTATNMSFDLYGGIFARSILTSFDCPSDVADAVAEAIIRHQDLGVDGNITFLGQLIQLATIYDNVGEHPQVKDFGELIHEDTRREINERWKREGWCGVFADVLSVEVREKPWCHSTHIVGFEGKVRGNKLFGE; translated from the exons ATGTGCCGCGACAACATCTCCCTCAATGGCTGGACCAGCACTCCCGCCAACGCCAGCCTCATCTTCCCCGACAAGCCCTTCattcacccacccacccccgtCCCCATCACCgacatccccttcccttccaccgATCCTCTCATCGCCAAGACCCTCGAATCCgtccaatccctcctcccccacgACACCATCAACCACTCTATGCGCGTATACTACTACG GAATGATCCTCCTAAAACAACAAttccccaccaaccccctctcccctACAACCTGGGCCCTAGCCTGCCTCCTGCACGACATCGGCACCGCCCCTACCCTCCTCACCGCAACGAACATGTCCTTCGACCTCTATGGCGGCATTTTCGCCCGCTCTATCTTAACCTCCTTCGACTGTCCCAGTGACGTTGCAGATGCCGTAGCAGAAGCTATCATCCGGCATCAGGATCTCGGTGTCGATGGGAATATTACGTTCTTGGGACAGTTGATACAGTTGGCTACAATTTATGATAATGTGGGGGAGCATCCGCAAGTTAAGGACTTTGGCGAGTTAATTCATGAGGATAcgaggagagagataaaTGAGCgctggaagagggaggggtggtgtGGGGTGTTTGCTGATGTGCTGAGCGTGGAGGTGCGGGAGAAGCCGTGGTGTCATTCAACGCATATCGTCGGGTTTGAGGGGAAGGTTAGGGGGAATAAGCTTTTTGGGGAGTAG
- a CDS encoding uncharacterized protein (COG:E;~EggNog:ENOG410PIS1;~InterPro:IPR020558,IPR000581,IPR037237,IPR042096;~PFAM:PF00920;~go_function: GO:0003824 - catalytic activity [Evidence IEA]) — translation MTGNMEATEPENQDYNLQQPITSTTGLRQGLTSYGDAHFSLFLRKVFIKALGYSENALSRPIIGIINTGSGFNPCHGNTPQLIEAAKRGIHLNGGIAIDFPTISLHEGFSHPTSMFLRNLMSMDTEEMIRAQPVDACIMIGGCDKTVPAQIMGGISANKPVLPLLTGPMMPGSHRGKRIGACTDCRNDWASFRAGAIDVEEITSINEELAPTIGTCGVMGTASTMACITAALGLTPLQGASAPAVSAARLRIAEQTGANAVAAAKEKRTPQQILSADSFYNAAVVLQAIGGSTNATVHLMAIINRHPDLIGTINLKTLDEIGRTTPLLVDLKPSGDNYMTDFHNAGGMLCLLHRLRPLLREAAMTITGETLGDILNRTPFRDFEYSRKIIRTLSDPLCPSSSLVVVAGNIAPNGAVIKASASKDKRLLRHRGPAVVIENPQDLAKRLDDPELEVTADSVLVLRGIGPIGNPGMPEAGMIPIPRKLAAQGVSDMLRISDGRMSGTAGGTIILHISPESAVPESPFGVIKTGDMIVCDVEARLLQLDISEKELQERIKQRKQALTETEESTWRKRQHTRGYRGLYEREVNQAHLGADFGFLTANGPASE, via the exons ATGACCGGAAATATGGAAGCAACAGAGCCTGAGAACCAGGATTACAACCTCCAGCAACCAATCACCTCTACCACAGGTTTGCGACAAGGACTGACATCTTACGGGGATGCCCATTTCTCTCTGTTCCTGCGGAAGGTATTCATCAAAGCATTAGGATACTCAGAGAATGCGCTGTCACGGCCTATAATTGGCATAATCAACACCGGCTCTGGCTTCAACCCCTGCCATGGCAACACTCCGCAGTTGATCGAAGCCGCCAAGCGAGGCATCCATCTTAACGGTGGTATTGCCATCGACTTCCCGACCATTAGTCTACACGAGGGATTTTCGCATCCGACTAGTATGTTCCTTCGTAATTTGATGAGCATGGATACGGAGGAAATGATCCGTGCTCAGCCGGTCGATGCTTGTATTATGATTGGAG GTTGTGACAAGACGGTCCCAGCCCAGATTATGGGAGGAATTTCGGCAAACAAGCCCGTTTTGCCGTTGTTGACTGGGCCAATGATGCCTGGAAGTCACAGAGGGAAGCGAATTGGAGCCTGTACCGATTGCAGAAACGATTGGGCTTCGTTTCGCGCGGGGGCTATAGACGTCGAAGAGATCACCTCCATTAATGAGGAACTCGCGCCAACG ATCGGAACGTGTGGTGTCATGGGCACAGCAAGCACAATGGCGTGTATCACGGCCGCATTAGGACTGACCCCTTTGCAGGGCGCTTCAGCACCCGCTGTATCGGCTGCAAGACTGCGTATAGCGGAACAAACAGGTGCCAATGCAGTCGCCGCtgcaaaagagaagagaacgCCACAACAGATTCTGTCAGCCGACTCATTCTACAATGCCGCTGTTGTTCTCCAAGCCATTGGTGGCTCGACAAATGCCACGGTTCACCTGATGGCCATTATTAACCGACACCCTGATCTCATCGGCACAATTAACCTCAAGACACTTGATGAAATCGGCCGAACCACACCCCTCCTAGTGGACTTGAAGCCCAGCGGAGACAATTATATGACCGACTTTCATAACGCCGGAGGAATGCTATGTCTTCTGCATCGCTTGCGACCTTTACTTCGTGAAGCCGCGATGACTATTACAGGCGAGACGCTAGGAGACATACTAAACCGAACGCCGTTCCGGGACTTCGAATACTCGCGTAAAATTATCCGAACACTCTCCGACCCGCTCTGcccgtcttcttcattggtCGTTGTGGCGGGCAATATAGCCCCCAATGGGGCCGTTATCAAGGCATCCGCTTCCAAAGATAAACGCCTCCTACGGCATAGAGGTCCTGCAGTGGTGATTGAGAACCCCCAGGATCTTGCTAAGAGACTGGATGATCCTGAGCTTGAGGTGACTGCTGATTCTGTACTCGTTCTGCGGGGCATCGGACCGATTGGGAACCCTGGAATGCCTGAAGCGGGTATGATACCAATTCCACGCAAACTGGCAGCTCAGGGAGTGTCGGATATGTTGAGAATATCAGATGGGAGAATGTCTGGCACGGCTGGGGGTACGATTATCTTGCATATTTCCCCCGAGTCTGCAGTACCGGAGTCGCCGTTCGGTGTTATTAAAACGGGCGACATGATTGTCTGTGATGTGGAGGCCAGATTGCTGCAGCTGGATATTAGTGAGAAGGAACTTCAGGAAAGAATCAAACAGCGAAAGCAAGCACTCACGGAGACTGAGGAGTCGacgtggaggaagagacagcATACAAGGGGATATAGGGGGCTTTATGAGCGAGAGGTCAACCAAGCGCATCTGGGAGCTGATTTTGGGTTCCTGACTGCTAATGGGCCAGCCAGTGAGTAG
- a CDS encoding SMP-30/gluconolactonase/LRE family protein (COG:G;~EggNog:ENOG410PM67;~InterPro:IPR011042,IPR005511,IPR013658;~PFAM:PF08450) — protein MTLSTPQLTTPTITTPPTWATLPKTLRQTPPSNLTSHSINQKRGRPLDSFLEGPIYIQSLNLLFLTDIPYGRIFTIDPTTAQWSLFLQYDGEPNGLAYHHITKKILIADFKNGILELDPVTKNLRTIVSRYHGERLKGPNDLVVDSKGVVYFTDQGMTGLHDATGRVFRLFLDENYKGVDGELGGRLEMIISNGPSPNGLVLSRDESALFVAMTRDNSIWYVPFMLDGSVQRVGRFASYYGIGGPDGMAIDSEGNILVAHSTLGRVFVHDKSGEMKIVIKSEKGASTTNLTWGVGESGSLDTLYIVESEMGEILKVDWHCKGWLVKGLE, from the coding sequence ATGACACTATCCACACCCCAActcaccacacccaccataACAACGCCCCCAACCTGGGCTACCCTCCCGAAAACCCTCCGCCAAACACCCCCCTCAAACCTCACATCCCATTCGATCAACCAAAAGCGCGGCAGACCACTCGACTCCTTTCTCGAAGGACCCATCTACATTCAATCCCTAAACCTCCTCTTTCTAACCGACATTCCCTACGGACGAATCTTCACCATCGATCCCACCACCGCGCAATggtccctcttcctccaataCGATGGCGAACCCAACGGACTCGCCTACCACCACATCACAAAGAAAATCCTAATCGCCGACTTCAAAAACGGCATTCTGGAACTCGACCCCGTCACGAAAAATCTCCGCACCATTGTCTCCCGCTACCACGGCGAGAGGCTTAAAGGCCCAAATGATTTGGTGGTTGATTCAAAGGGAGTGGTCTATTTCACTGACCAGGGGATGACGGGGCTGCATGATGCGACGGGGCGGGTGTTCAGGTTATTTCTTGATGAAAATTATAAGGGGGTTGATGGTGAACTTGGTGGAAGGCTAGAGATGATTATATCGAATGGGCCATCGCCGAATGGGTTGGTGTTGAGTCGCGACGAGTCGGCGCTGTTTGTAGCCATGACGAGAGATAATTCTATCTGGTATGTGCCGTTCATGTTGGATGGGTCGGTGCAGAGGGTAGGGAGGTTTGCGAGTTATTATGGGATAGGTGGGCCGGATGGGATGGCGATTGATAGTGAGGGGAATATTCTAGTGGCGCATTCGACTTTAGGGAGGGTGTTTGTGCATGATAAGAGtggggagatgaagatagTCATTAAAAGTGAGAAAGGGGCGAGTACAACGAATTTGACGTGGGGTGTGGGTGAAAGTGGTAGTTTGGATACGTTGTATATTGTGGAGAGTGAGATGGGTGAGATTCTGAAGGTGGATTGGCATTGTAAGGGGTGGTTGGTTAAGGGGTTGGAGTAG
- a CDS encoding uncharacterized protein (COG:S;~EggNog:ENOG410PY4S) — MAQGSGRPLEELPVELLQAILAAAPDIKTLEAAVMTGPCLYNAFKGAEEFIVRSVVLRQFDADLLHDVLATHASSKTQDWSIDQAEKFFTSYFARDQHHFVDSMEWKLSQARSIGRFDGTVQYFVDHIVTKFLSTYTYWNDTQVVPPTKLERNRISRSLYRFETFCNLYPFWKYALRYDTGKLYIDNFAPWENEQLVCVSESLYKNFILPVLLDPKLRSNWPEPIPQFTSWIFQSYVESHLFRGLTHIRRFALEKDTDLQQIAQVIRVTRLDGMVFHSFINDMTRLLGRKETPNLDDFNPEDEEKYIPRPWFRDPDSGPEDIWRWANQWNPRKHFFAARNAQNLRSWLYVMWDRWRIDEMRVLNKSRPWPYGDR, encoded by the exons ATGGCACAGGGCTCAGGTAGACCGCTTGAAGAGCTGCCCGTCGAGCTCCTTCAAGCGATCCTCGCTGCCGCGCCAGACATCAAAACCCTGGAGGCCGCCGTCATGACCGGACCATGCCTGTATAACGCCTTCAAAGGAGCAGAAGAGTTTATCGTGCGTTCAGTCGTGCTACGCCAATTCGACGCTGATCTTCTGCATGATGTCTTAGCAACTCACGCATCCAGCAAAACCCAGGACTGGTCCATCGACCAGGCAGAAAAGTTCTTTACGTCATACTTTGCCCGCGACCAACACCACTTCGTCGACTCTATGGAATGGAAACTCTCTCAGGCTCGCTCGATAGGCCGATTTGACGGGACCGTGCAGTACTTTGTCGACCATATAGTGACAAAATTCTTGTCTACCTACACCTACTGGAATGACACCCAAGTTGTTCCGCCAACCAAATTGGAGAGAAACCGGATTAGTCGAAGTCTGTATCGATTTGAAACATTTTGCAATTTGTACCCGTTCTGGAAATATGCACTGAGATATGACACCGGCAAACTATATATCGATAACTTTGCACCATGGGAAAACGAACAATTAGTCTGCGTTTCCGAGTccctatataaaaatttcaTCCTCCCAG TTCTTTTGGACCCCAAACTCAGATCCAATTGGCCAGAGCCTATACCCCAATTTACTTCGTGGATCTTTCAATCATACGTAGAGTCTCACTTGTTTCGCGGCCTTACTCATATTCGACGATTCGCGCTGGAGAAGGACACGGACTTACAACAGATTGCGCAAGTCATACGTGTAACACGACTCGACGGTATGGTGTTCCACTCCTTCATCAATGACATGACTCGTTTGCTCGGGCGGAAGGAAACGCCTAATCTCGATGATTTTAATCCCGAGGACGAAGAAAAGTACATTCCTCGGCCATGGTTCCGTGACCCAGACAGTGGGCCAGAAGATATATGGCGATGGGCCAATCAATGGAACCCGCGGAAACACTTTTTTGCTGCTCGCAATGCGCAAAATTTGCGGTCGTGGCTGTATGTGATGTGGGATCGATGGCGTATTGACGAGATGCGTGTTTTGAATAAATCGCGGCCGTGGCCTTACGGTGATCGGTAG
- a CDS encoding uncharacterized protein (COG:S;~EggNog:ENOG410PWHC), producing MLELSLSPGSEEQRSREKELLEYYYKVTEKLNPSRAEAFNDPYLSTRVTPINLISGCWEREDTFSLRESLIKVAAYWDQLRQDDAPCPADFNVYELAEHECERELIGGLLNIVQQLEEGLIPIGGMVRPEEYEHAKMVSEYFKSEFINLAEGDQQRELHEKVWPY from the coding sequence ATGCTGGAACTCTCACTTAGCCCAGGCAGCGAAGAACAAAGAAGCAGGGAAAAGGAGCTACTCGAATACTACTACAAAGTAACAGAAAAGTTGAATCCATCCCGAGCTGAGGCATTCAACGACCCATATCTATCGACACGAGTCACCCCCATTAATCTGATATCTGGATGTTGGGAACGCGAGGACACTTTCTCACTGCGTGAGTCTTTGATCAAGGTTGCCGCATACTGGGACCAACTCCGGCAAGACGACGCACCATGCCCGGCTGACTTTAATGTCTATGAGCTAGCTGAACATGAATGCGAAAGGGAATTAATTGGGGGGCTTTTAAACATCGTTCAGCAGTTAGAAGAAGGACTTATTCCGATCGGAGGGATGGTCCGACCGGAGGAGTATGAGCATGCCAAGATGGTGAGTGAGTACTTTAAGAGCGAGTTTATCAATTTAGCTGAGGGAGATCAACAACGGGAACTGCATGAAAAGGTATGGCCTTATTAG
- a CDS encoding uncharacterized protein (COG:S;~EggNog:ENOG410PNRX;~InterPro:IPR033121,IPR021109;~TransMembrane:1 (o179-203i)): protein MYLPQATCDAITSTMPISFNSSLGLYFWDTTSSDYWNITSSAAYLSFVFNKNGVNNQNITIKIPFSQLNLTLQEPLVDQNVTYFPCFLTTSTPVLGRAFLQSAFVGVNWFNGNNSGTWFLAQAPGPDYASADITRIAVSDTSLSASNGTWEDSWAKYWGIKTTDNSSSSKGGLSSGAKIGIGVGVGVGGAVLIAAGIAIAFCLRRRRGASQEAAGEQRRSMFRGFAELPGGAHSEAAKELDTKMHKPPQEIMGSQVVERYELG, encoded by the coding sequence ATGTACCTTCCCCAGGCGACTTGCGATgccatcacctccaccatgcCGATCTCCTTCAACTCTAGCTTGGGACTATATTTTTGGGATACCACCAGCAGCGATTATTGGAATATCACGTCTTCTGCAGCATAcctctccttcgtcttcAACAAGAATGGAGTGAACAATCAGAATATTACCATCAAGATTCCCTTTTCCCAGCTCAATCTTACGCTACAAGAACCGCTGGTCGATCAAAACGTTACTTACTTCCCGTgcttcctcaccacctccaccccggTGCTCGGTCGTGCCTTTCTCCAGTCCGCATTCGTTGGGGTTAATTGGTTCAACGGGAACAACTCTGGCACGTGGTTCCTGGCACAAGCACCCGGCCCGGATTATGCCAGCGCAGACATCACCCGGATCGCAGTGAGTGACACGTCGCTTTCCGCCTCTAACGGTACCTGGGAGGACAGCTGGGCTAAGTACTGGGGCATCAAAACGACCGACAATTCGAGTAGCTCCAAGGGTGGTCTGTCTTCCGGGGCCAAGATTGGAATTGGCGTTGGTGTGGGAGTCGGTGGGGCAGTGTTGATCGCAGCGGGTATAGCGATCGCGTTTTGTCTTCGCCGTCGCCGCGGAGCGAGTCAAGAGGCAGCTGGAGAGCAGCGGAGATCAATGTTTAGAGGGTTTGCGGAATTGCCGGGAGGTGCTCACAGTGAAGCGGCCAAGGAGTTGGATACAAAGATGCATAAGCCGCCGCAGGAGATAATGGGTTCGCAGGTGGTAGAGCGATACGAGTTGGGCTAA
- a CDS encoding sugar porter family MFS transporter (COG:G;~EggNog:ENOG410PKV4;~InterPro:IPR005829,IPR005828,IPR003663,IPR036259, IPR020846;~PFAM:PF00083,PF07690;~TransMembrane:12 (i9-27o67-87i96-117o123-142i154-173o185-206i270-292o312-333i340-362o368-395i407-426o438-457i);~go_component: GO:0016020 - membrane [Evidence IEA];~go_component: GO:0016021 - integral component of membrane [Evidence IEA];~go_function: GO:0022857 - transmembrane transporter activity [Evidence IEA];~go_process: GO:0055085 - transmembrane transport [Evidence IEA]) gives MFWQTPKSIQYAQIFLVVGPAFILYGYNQAGLSALLELPDVIHYFPQIDTVNTHGATEARNSTIEGLINACLQLGALVGALSCSLLSDAVGRRRSIFIAGAFAAVGQILQCTAFSLAQFTVGRIILGVGVGQLSVIVPVWHSESSSAGKRGRKVITAGIFICVGFVLSSWINLGTSKVSSLPLQWRLSLAIPVIFSLTICIFIFTLPESPRWLVQKCRLEEATDALARLNGRSTDDENVRAEISHINSSLDTAPKLSLRELIRTGDQNRYLYRFALCIAIQTLQQLVGGNLISIYTTKIFQENLHLTGDIPAIVAASFLTFKFFCSFISFAAVDRLGRRVILVVSGTGMSICMIAMAVSTSFPASDHAASITAAVFIFLFSFFYPIGFLGGNFLYCTEIAPVHLRAAMSSISTANHWLWNFIITMITPTALDTIGWRYYIVFAATCACVPLVVLPFFPETMNRNLELIDGVFKEARTIWDIVPMARRLPKGDVWTSVSYEDEKKNEYEVASAEQKEFA, from the coding sequence ATGTTCTGGCAAACACCAAAATCAATCCAATACGCCCAAATATTCCTTGTCGTTGGTCCAGCCTTCATCCTCTATGGCTATAACCAAGCCGGCCTCTCGGCTCTTCTTGAGCTTCCTGATGTGATACACTACTTTCCCCAGATCGATACCGTTAACACCCATGGGGCAACGGAAGCCCGGAACTCGACAATCGAGGGACTCATCAATGCGTGTTTACAACTAGGCGCTCTTGTTGGCGCCTTATCCTGCTCCCTTCTCAGTGATGCCGTGGGTCGAAGACGCAGCATCTTTATCGCTGGTGCTTTTGCCGCAGTGGGCCAGATCCTCCAATGTACTGCGTTCTCTCTTGCCCAGTTTACAGTGGGCCGTATCATACTTGGCGTTGGGGTTGGCCAACTGAGTGTCATCGTTCCTGTATGGCACTCTGAGAGCTCCTCAGCTGGTAAAAGAGGCCGTAAGGTCATCACCGCTGGCATCTTCATTTGCGTGGGATTCGTCCTGTCCAGTTGGATCAATCTGGGAACCAGCAAAGTTTCATCCCTACCACTGCAGTGGCGGCTTTCGCTAGCCATTCctgtcatcttctctttgactatctgtatttttattttcactCTTCCCGAATCCCCGCGCTGGTTAGTTCAGAAATGCCGTTTAGAGGAAGCAACCGATGCCCTAGCGAGGCTGAACGGCAGGTCCACCGATGACGAGAATGTCCGGGCCGAGATATCGCATATCAATAGTTCCCTCGATACGGCTCCTAAGTTGTCCCTCCGGGAACTCATCCGCACAGGAGACCAGAACCGATACCTTTACCGATTTGCCCTATGCATCGCCATCCAAACGCTGCAGCAACTTGTCGGTGGCAATCTGATCTCGATCTACACCACCAAGATCTTCCAAGAGAATCTACATCTCACCGGAGATATCCCGGCAATTGTCGCCGCCAGTTTCCTCACCTTTAAGTTCTTCTGTTCATTCATCTCATTCGCTGCAGTCGATCGTCTCGGACGACGGGTGATTCTCGTGGTGAGCGGAACTGGCATGTCAATTTGCATGATCGCTATGGCTGTTTCAACTAGCTTCCCTGCCTCCGACCATGCTGCATCCATCACTGCAGCAGTGTTCATATTCCTATTCAGCTTCTTCTATCCAATTGGCTTTCTGGGTGGCAACTTCCTGTACTGCACGGAAATTGCCCCGGTCCATCTGCGCGCTGCCATGTCCTCCATCTCTACCGCAAACCATTGGCTGTGGAACTTTATCATCACGATGATCACTCCAACTGCACTGGACACTATTGGATGGAGATATTACATTGTTTTTGCTGCAACATGTGCCTGTGTTCCACTGGttgttcttccttttttccctgaGACCATGAACCGTAACCTCGAACTGATCGATGGGGTTTTCAAAGAAGCCCGTACGATCTGGGACATTGTTCCCATGGCTAGACGACTACCGAAGGGGGATGTTTGGACTTCTGTAAGCTATgaggatgaaaagaaaaatgagtATGAAGTGGCTAGTGCGGAGCAGAAAGAGTTCGCTTGA
- a CDS encoding cytochrome P450 (COG:Q;~EggNog:ENOG410PM84;~InterPro:IPR001128,IPR036396;~go_function: GO:0005506 - iron ion binding [Evidence IEA];~go_function: GO:0016705 - oxidoreductase activity, acting on paired donors, with incorporation or reduction of molecular oxygen [Evidence IEA];~go_function: GO:0020037 - heme binding [Evidence IEA];~go_process: GO:0055114 - oxidation-reduction process [Evidence IEA]) yields MMDAATGQEAESEDLAQRMLILSVTSIHTTTLSMTQATYDLCTHPQYLEPLRAAVVDVLRADGGGGKLTVNHLRKMDSLLKGSQRFNPMFLLTFNRILPKSITLSNGISVPVGSRIAVPSNAMLNDPSRVPGDAPASFDASRYSRLCEQPENSQRQLFVMTDYNNLVFACPGRFYPANEMKMMLAPILIYYDMRFPDGCGRSRNFTIDSDMCPDPATRLLIRKRSGVEEGMDELLTFNVL; encoded by the exons atgatggatgcagCCACCGGCCAGGAAGCAGAGTCCGAGGACTTAGCCCAGCGGATGTTAATTCTAAGCgtgacatccatccataccacAACTTTAAGCATGACTCAAGCTACCTACGATCTCTGTACACATCCACAATACCTCGAGCCCCTTCGAGCTGCGGTGGTAGATGTGCTACGTGCCGATGGCGGCGGGGGCAAGTTGACGGTCAATCACTTGCGCAAGATGGATAGTTTACTGAAAGGGTCGCAGCGTTTTAATCCCATGTTTCTGC TGACCTTCAACCGAATTCTCCCAAAATCAATAACCCTCTCCAACGGAATATCCGTCCCAGTCGGCTCACGCATCGCGGTCCCATCCAACGCCATGTTGAACGATCCCTCTAGAGTGCCAGGCGATGCGCCAGCTTCCTTCGACGCCTCCCGCTACTCACGGCTGTGCGAGCAACCTGAGAATTCCCAACGACAGCTCTTCGTCATGACCGACTATAACAATCTGGTATTTGCATGTCCTGGCCGATTTTATCCTGCTAATgaaatgaagatgatgctggcgCCTATACTCATATACTACGATATGAGGTTCCCTGATGGGTGCGGTAGGTCTAGGAACTTCACTATTGACTCGGATATGTGTCCTGATCCTGCTACGCGGTTGCTTATTAGGAAACGGTCTGGGGTTGAGGAAGGTATGGATGAGCTTTTGAC GTTTAACGTCTTATGA